A genomic stretch from Bifidobacterium sp. ESL0769 includes:
- a CDS encoding 3-isopropylmalate dehydrogenase encodes MSTKKTYHIAVIPGDGIGKEIIPPAQAVMEKATQGVADFEYEDFDLGSQRYVRDGAILPDEDLERIKKTDAILLGAIGDPRLDVPAGLLERGLLLKLRFDLDQYVNLRPSKLYKGVESPLKNPGNIDFVVVREGTEGMYCGVGGAIRKNTPQEVATEVSTNTAYGVERVVRYAYDLAMKRRKHITLVHKKNVLVNAGDMWQRIVDKVGEEYPEVSHDYLHIDATTIFMVTDPSRFDVILTDNLFGDIITDEAGAVVGGVGYSASGCINASNEYPSMFEPIHGSAPDIAGKGIANPTATILSTAMLLRHLGMDEPAERIEKVVEDDIAENAKKQRTTAEVGRDILARL; translated from the coding sequence ATGAGCACTAAAAAAACATATCATATCGCCGTCATTCCAGGCGACGGCATTGGCAAGGAAATCATTCCACCGGCCCAAGCGGTCATGGAGAAGGCTACGCAAGGCGTGGCCGACTTCGAGTACGAGGACTTTGATCTTGGCTCCCAACGCTATGTGCGTGATGGGGCGATACTGCCCGACGAGGATCTTGAGCGTATCAAGAAGACCGATGCCATTCTGTTGGGGGCCATCGGCGACCCCCGACTCGACGTACCAGCCGGTTTGCTTGAGCGTGGTCTGCTTTTGAAGCTGCGTTTCGATCTCGACCAGTACGTGAACCTCCGCCCGTCCAAGCTTTACAAGGGCGTTGAGTCGCCATTGAAGAACCCTGGCAACATTGATTTCGTCGTGGTTCGTGAAGGCACCGAGGGCATGTATTGTGGCGTCGGCGGCGCGATCCGCAAGAACACTCCGCAGGAGGTGGCCACCGAAGTCTCCACCAACACGGCCTACGGCGTCGAGCGCGTGGTACGCTACGCCTACGACCTAGCGATGAAGCGCAGGAAGCACATCACGCTGGTCCACAAGAAGAACGTGCTGGTCAACGCCGGCGATATGTGGCAGCGCATCGTCGACAAGGTGGGCGAGGAATACCCTGAAGTCAGCCACGACTACCTGCACATCGACGCGACCACCATCTTCATGGTCACCGATCCGAGTCGTTTCGACGTGATCCTGACCGACAACCTCTTTGGCGACATCATCACCGACGAGGCAGGTGCCGTGGTGGGCGGCGTCGGCTATTCGGCGTCCGGCTGCATCAACGCCAGCAACGAGTATCCCTCGATGTTCGAGCCCATCCACGGCTCCGCGCCCGACATCGCGGGCAAGGGCATCGCCAATCCGACCGCCACCATCCTCTCCACCGCGATGCTGCTACGTCACCTCGGCATGGACGAGCCGGCCGAGCGCATTGAGAAGGTCGTCGAGGATGATATCGCCGAAAATGCGAAAAAGCAGCGTACCACAGCTGAAGTCGGACGGGATATTCTCGCGCGTCTATGA
- a CDS encoding Crp/Fnr family transcriptional regulator yields the protein MASPNGASEPDNELLQTALFKHVSHADAEELMPYMKRAEFEKGDYIFHEGSTDQRMYLLESGKVKLTREASDNRVQLLSIHTRGDILGEIPVFDPAGGPRTASAIAMNNGTQVGWLEHDTLFTWLNKHPRVAVDMLQVMANRMRANNEQISDLVFMDVPARLAKTLLDLASRFGEPVESGVKVPHDLTQEEMAQLVGSSRETVNKALMDFANRGWIAREGRSIIIYQPGALIRRSRH from the coding sequence GTGGCTAGTCCGAATGGGGCAAGTGAACCGGACAATGAACTTCTGCAGACGGCATTGTTCAAGCATGTCTCCCACGCCGACGCGGAGGAGCTCATGCCGTACATGAAGCGTGCGGAATTTGAAAAAGGTGATTACATCTTCCATGAAGGTTCCACCGATCAACGCATGTATCTGTTGGAAAGTGGCAAGGTGAAGCTCACTCGTGAGGCGAGCGATAACCGCGTGCAGCTTTTGAGTATCCACACCCGCGGTGATATTCTCGGCGAAATTCCCGTTTTCGATCCCGCAGGCGGGCCACGTACGGCTTCTGCTATTGCAATGAACAACGGTACGCAGGTTGGCTGGCTCGAGCATGACACACTTTTCACCTGGCTCAACAAGCATCCGCGTGTGGCCGTGGATATGCTGCAGGTGATGGCCAACCGTATGCGTGCCAACAACGAGCAGATTTCCGATCTGGTCTTCATGGATGTTCCTGCGCGCCTGGCCAAGACGTTGCTCGACCTGGCTTCCCGCTTCGGCGAACCGGTGGAATCCGGAGTGAAGGTGCCGCACGACCTGACGCAGGAGGAGATGGCCCAGCTCGTGGGTTCCTCGCGTGAAACGGTCAACAAGGCGTTGATGGACTTCGCCAACCGTGGCTGGATTGCACGCGAAGGCCGTTCCATCATCATCTATCAGCCGGGTGCGCTGATTCGTCGCTCCCGTCACTGA
- a CDS encoding NINE protein: MNDTPDPQVGQPGGQTPQGSNIPQGQYGSSYGQYQGQQYSQPGYAQGGAAQTNPQPNYGQAAYGQPQQPQYGQPDYGQSGYTQASYGYASGSYSQPYAANQSYPQGQPYAAQYGQPQPLPYGYQPKSKMAAGLLGIFLGWLGVHNFYLGHYGKAAGQLALTLVGWILFGLGPVAAFIWGLIEGVLILSSNYGSPWHRDARGVELRE, from the coding sequence ATGAACGATACACCAGATCCACAAGTCGGGCAGCCCGGGGGCCAGACCCCGCAAGGTTCCAACATTCCGCAAGGCCAGTACGGCAGTTCTTATGGCCAGTATCAGGGACAGCAGTACTCTCAACCCGGTTATGCTCAGGGCGGCGCCGCCCAAACCAATCCGCAACCGAACTATGGGCAGGCAGCTTACGGTCAGCCGCAGCAGCCGCAATATGGCCAGCCGGATTACGGCCAGTCCGGTTATACGCAGGCCAGCTATGGTTATGCGTCTGGCAGCTACAGCCAGCCATATGCCGCGAACCAAAGCTACCCGCAAGGTCAGCCCTACGCTGCGCAATATGGCCAGCCGCAGCCTCTGCCTTATGGTTATCAGCCCAAAAGCAAGATGGCTGCCGGACTCTTGGGCATCTTTTTGGGATGGCTCGGCGTCCACAATTTCTACCTCGGCCACTACGGCAAAGCTGCGGGCCAGTTGGCGCTGACCTTGGTCGGATGGATTCTTTTCGGGCTCGGCCCCGTCGCAGCCTTCATCTGGGGGCTGATCGAAGGTGTGCTCATTCTGAGCTCCAATTACGGTTCGCCTTGGCATAGGGACGCCAGAGGTGTCGAACTGCGGGAATAG
- a CDS encoding transglycosylase domain-containing protein: MPQMKNNLTARRVIALLLTYVTLCIAGGVVGGMFFVPGVLGLNGVARTIAPSLKTENIDFDVTSLPQKSTIYASDGKTVIASFYAQNRTVVPLRQVSQPMQQAVVAREDRRFFEHAGVDMQGVLRAFIQTFIKHGDTQGGSSLTQQYVKNVLLIEAKEKNDPIAEYHASEDTIARKIREMLIAVQMEKQYSKPEILQGYLNIAQFGRNNLYGVETAAKRYFNVSAADLNVGQAATIAAITKNPAKYDPSVPENQPEAQKQRNIVLDLMLQQHFISQGDHDKYRAEPIASTLNLQDNSTQIGCQVAGDAGFFCDYATKQILNSKEFGKTEADRNRLLNEGGLNIYTTMDVHANADAMQAARDTIPVDDPSGFEVTIAAIKPGTGEVLGFGINRVYDPTDAARSDPTHTSVNYAVDEKDGGGGGWGVGSTWKPINLVAWMQSGKSITQPLRLSSYYPVGSFRCTNYDGQPYGWSVHNSEGGTASVESPLQGLIRSHNTTQAGMAQQIGLCPIGEAAKAVGYHNASGDPDPSTRKSLERFNGSMTIGSVAASPLTMANVYGTLGANGVQCTPIALKKVVNKAGKSIKVPSANCHQAIEPGIAQTVAYAMNQGVVQPGGEAATTQLDGGRKTFAKTGTNEDTYMTTGGFSPNQVASFVSVNNAEVPISFTGKTINHKSYGQWYGMYIATPAWKDFMNRYLADIQAPVDNSYGNPDPKYTGGASIPTTNGQSVTPNFYNNGQGTQQQQPRTQTQQPQVQQQQLPQGGNATAQPQQRAQTNGGQ; encoded by the coding sequence ATGCCTCAAATGAAGAACAACCTCACCGCGCGGCGCGTGATTGCACTGCTCCTGACCTATGTCACCCTTTGTATCGCCGGTGGCGTGGTCGGCGGGATGTTCTTCGTACCTGGTGTGCTCGGCCTCAATGGCGTCGCCCGCACCATCGCACCGTCGCTCAAGACGGAAAACATCGATTTCGACGTCACCAGCCTGCCGCAGAAATCCACCATTTACGCTTCCGACGGCAAAACCGTCATCGCTTCCTTCTACGCGCAAAACCGCACCGTGGTGCCGCTTCGTCAGGTCTCGCAGCCCATGCAGCAGGCTGTGGTCGCGCGTGAGGACCGCCGTTTCTTCGAGCATGCCGGCGTGGATATGCAGGGCGTGCTTCGAGCGTTCATCCAGACCTTCATCAAGCACGGCGATACCCAGGGCGGCTCGTCGCTGACGCAGCAGTATGTCAAGAATGTGCTGCTTATCGAGGCAAAGGAAAAGAACGACCCGATCGCCGAATACCACGCTTCCGAGGACACCATCGCCCGTAAGATACGCGAGATGCTTATCGCAGTACAGATGGAGAAGCAGTATAGCAAGCCCGAGATTCTGCAGGGCTACCTCAACATCGCGCAGTTCGGGCGCAACAATCTTTATGGCGTCGAGACCGCCGCGAAGCGTTACTTCAACGTTTCCGCGGCCGACCTCAACGTCGGGCAGGCTGCCACCATCGCGGCCATCACCAAGAATCCGGCCAAGTATGATCCCTCCGTTCCGGAAAATCAACCCGAGGCCCAGAAACAGCGCAACATTGTGCTCGACCTGATGCTGCAGCAACATTTCATTTCGCAGGGCGACCACGACAAATACCGTGCCGAGCCGATTGCAAGCACGCTGAACCTGCAGGATAATTCCACGCAGATCGGCTGCCAGGTCGCCGGTGACGCAGGATTCTTCTGCGATTATGCCACCAAGCAGATCCTCAATTCCAAGGAATTCGGCAAGACTGAGGCCGATCGTAACAGGCTGCTCAACGAAGGTGGACTCAACATCTACACCACGATGGACGTGCATGCCAACGCTGATGCCATGCAGGCGGCGCGTGACACCATTCCGGTCGATGATCCCAGCGGTTTCGAGGTAACCATTGCGGCCATCAAACCCGGCACCGGGGAAGTGCTCGGGTTCGGCATCAACCGTGTATACGACCCAACGGATGCGGCCCGTTCCGATCCGACACATACCTCCGTCAACTACGCCGTGGATGAGAAGGACGGCGGTGGCGGCGGTTGGGGCGTCGGCTCCACTTGGAAGCCCATCAATCTGGTGGCGTGGATGCAATCAGGCAAATCGATCACCCAGCCCTTGCGTCTGAGTAGCTACTATCCGGTCGGTTCGTTCCGCTGCACCAACTACGACGGGCAGCCTTACGGCTGGAGCGTGCACAACTCCGAGGGTGGCACGGCCAGCGTGGAGTCCCCGCTTCAGGGCCTCATCCGCTCGCACAACACCACGCAGGCCGGCATGGCCCAACAAATAGGACTGTGCCCCATCGGCGAGGCCGCGAAAGCGGTCGGTTACCACAACGCTTCAGGCGACCCCGATCCGTCCACGCGTAAATCGCTGGAACGTTTCAATGGTTCGATGACAATCGGTTCGGTGGCGGCCTCGCCGCTGACGATGGCCAACGTCTACGGCACCCTGGGTGCCAATGGCGTTCAATGCACTCCGATCGCATTGAAGAAGGTTGTCAACAAGGCCGGCAAATCCATCAAGGTGCCTTCGGCCAACTGCCATCAGGCCATCGAGCCCGGCATCGCTCAGACTGTCGCCTACGCGATGAACCAAGGCGTGGTCCAGCCCGGAGGCGAGGCGGCCACCACCCAGCTTGACGGTGGGCGCAAGACCTTCGCCAAAACAGGCACCAACGAGGACACGTATATGACCACCGGTGGCTTCTCGCCCAACCAGGTCGCTTCGTTCGTTTCCGTGAACAACGCAGAGGTGCCGATTTCCTTCACTGGCAAGACCATCAACCACAAGTCCTACGGCCAGTGGTACGGCATGTATATCGCCACCCCGGCCTGGAAGGACTTCATGAACAGGTACCTTGCCGATATCCAGGCCCCTGTCGACAACAGTTACGGCAACCCGGACCCGAAGTATACGGGCGGTGCAAGCATACCTACCACCAACGGCCAGTCCGTCACCCCCAATTTCTATAACAACGGGCAAGGGACTCAGCAACAACAACCGCGGACCCAGACCCAGCAGCCTCAGGTCCAGCAGCAACAGCTACCGCAAGGTGGCAATGCCACCGCGCAGCCGCAGCAGCGGGCTCAGACAAATGGCGGGCAGTGA
- the galK gene encoding galactokinase: MRDVQYLEPLDAKDAVGEVAELFVDTFGEAPAGVWSAPGRVNLIGEHTDYNAGLCLPIALPHRTFIAVAPKESGVARVVSSFGDRKPITADLDGLKARDVDGWAAYPIGVAWALREAGFDAVKGFDAAFVSCVPVGGGLSSSAAMTCSTALALDDIYGLGFGGSDEGRVTLIQAAMKAENDMAGASTGGLDQNASMRCTPNHALLLDCRPELDALHSVSQQPFDLDSLGLELLVVDTQANHQLNDGQYEARRSMCEDAAKALGVENLRVVADKISETAGDDADAAQSALQDVLGKLPDETMKKRVRHVVTEIWRVPAFVKAFAAGDVKEAGRLFNASHDSLAKDYEVTVPELDVAVDVARKHGAYGARMTGGGFGGSIIALVDKGQGRPVAQAIADEFAHQGFRAPRALAAVASDSAHKEA; encoded by the coding sequence ATCAGAGACGTCCAATACTTGGAGCCGCTTGATGCCAAGGATGCAGTCGGCGAAGTCGCCGAGCTTTTTGTGGACACGTTTGGCGAGGCCCCGGCCGGCGTGTGGTCGGCGCCCGGGCGCGTGAACCTGATCGGCGAGCATACCGATTATAATGCCGGACTTTGCCTGCCGATTGCCCTGCCGCACCGCACGTTCATTGCCGTCGCGCCGAAAGAAAGCGGCGTGGCGCGCGTCGTTTCCAGTTTCGGCGATCGCAAGCCGATAACCGCTGACCTTGATGGGCTCAAAGCTCGAGACGTTGACGGCTGGGCCGCCTATCCGATTGGGGTGGCGTGGGCCTTGCGCGAAGCCGGATTTGACGCGGTCAAAGGCTTCGACGCCGCGTTCGTCTCGTGTGTGCCGGTCGGTGGCGGGCTGAGCTCGTCCGCCGCGATGACCTGTTCTACGGCGCTTGCACTTGACGATATTTATGGGCTTGGTTTCGGCGGCAGCGACGAAGGCCGCGTCACGCTGATCCAGGCCGCAATGAAGGCCGAAAACGACATGGCCGGAGCCTCCACAGGTGGTCTCGACCAGAACGCTTCGATGCGTTGCACGCCCAACCACGCGCTGCTTTTGGATTGCCGCCCGGAGCTCGACGCGCTGCACAGCGTCTCGCAGCAGCCTTTCGATTTGGATTCGTTGGGGCTGGAGCTTTTGGTTGTTGATACACAGGCGAACCACCAGCTCAACGACGGGCAGTACGAGGCGCGACGCAGCATGTGCGAAGATGCCGCGAAGGCGCTCGGTGTTGAAAACCTACGTGTTGTTGCCGATAAAATTTCCGAAACCGCGGGGGACGACGCGGATGCCGCGCAGTCTGCACTGCAGGATGTGCTGGGTAAGCTGCCGGACGAGACGATGAAAAAGCGCGTACGTCACGTCGTCACCGAGATTTGGCGTGTGCCCGCGTTTGTGAAGGCATTCGCGGCTGGAGACGTTAAGGAGGCCGGGCGTCTGTTTAATGCCTCCCATGATTCGTTGGCCAAGGATTACGAGGTTACCGTTCCCGAGCTGGACGTGGCGGTCGACGTCGCGCGTAAGCACGGTGCGTACGGTGCCCGCATGACTGGAGGCGGTTTCGGGGGTTCCATTATCGCTTTGGTCGACAAGGGCCAGGGACGTCCGGTGGCTCAGGCCATCGCCGACGAGTTCGCGCATCAGGGCTTCCGCGCCCCGCGTGCCTTGGCGGCCGTTGCGTCCGATTCGGCACATAAAGAGGCGTGA
- a CDS encoding thiolase family protein — protein MNGAQVRDDDVVIAASWRTGTGRFRGALSGMSAVDMATDLAKRGLQRSSLPAEIFDQVILGNVLTTGSKQNVARQVQLGAGMPITGTAMTVNQVCGSGLKAIRLAQSAVAMGDADVVLAGGTESMSNATAFARRTGKNEFDFDHWHDTLHHDALNDAFGDYAMGVTAENLAKRFGVERDTLDQFAVDSQRKADAAWNAGYFDDEVLPVGGLERDETMRPGTNMEGLSKLKPVYESEGIVTAGNTSPLSDGAALMVVTTAGKARELGLKAQAVIRGYAEVGYRPDQMGYATIPVIKKVLERCRQRVVDIDLYEVNEAFATQAWLTREQLGIDPARYNISGGALALGHALGASGARILTTLVHNLRRTGKALGVAALCVGGGQGVAMEVESIR, from the coding sequence ATGAACGGGGCGCAGGTTCGTGACGACGATGTGGTCATCGCCGCTTCGTGGCGTACTGGGACGGGCAGATTTCGCGGCGCGTTGAGCGGGATGAGCGCTGTGGATATGGCGACCGATCTGGCCAAACGGGGATTGCAACGGTCCAGTCTGCCTGCCGAAATCTTCGACCAGGTGATTCTGGGCAATGTGCTCACTACCGGCTCCAAACAGAACGTTGCGCGGCAGGTCCAGCTCGGCGCGGGCATGCCGATTACCGGTACGGCCATGACCGTCAATCAGGTCTGCGGCTCCGGTCTCAAGGCTATCCGTTTGGCTCAAAGTGCCGTTGCGATGGGTGACGCTGATGTGGTCTTGGCCGGTGGTACCGAAAGCATGTCGAACGCGACCGCCTTCGCGCGTCGTACCGGCAAAAACGAATTTGATTTTGACCATTGGCATGACACCTTGCATCACGATGCGCTCAATGACGCTTTCGGCGACTACGCCATGGGGGTCACCGCCGAAAACCTGGCGAAGCGTTTCGGCGTGGAGCGTGATACCTTGGACCAGTTTGCGGTCGATTCGCAGCGTAAGGCTGATGCGGCTTGGAACGCCGGGTATTTCGATGACGAAGTGCTGCCGGTCGGCGGGCTTGAACGTGACGAGACGATGCGACCGGGAACAAACATGGAAGGACTTTCCAAACTTAAGCCCGTCTATGAATCCGAAGGTATTGTTACAGCAGGTAATACATCTCCATTGAGTGACGGTGCCGCTTTGATGGTGGTCACCACGGCTGGAAAAGCGCGCGAACTTGGCCTTAAAGCACAGGCGGTGATTCGCGGATATGCTGAGGTCGGCTATCGGCCCGACCAGATGGGTTATGCCACGATTCCGGTCATCAAAAAAGTCTTGGAACGCTGCAGGCAGCGGGTTGTCGACATCGATTTGTATGAAGTCAACGAGGCGTTCGCCACCCAGGCGTGGCTGACGCGCGAACAGTTGGGCATCGACCCGGCTCGTTACAACATTTCCGGCGGCGCGCTCGCGCTCGGGCACGCGCTAGGGGCGTCAGGCGCGAGAATATTGACTACGCTCGTTCATAACCTGCGCCGAACGGGCAAGGCGCTTGGCGTCGCGGCGCTGTGCGTCGGCGGCGGGCAGGGTGTGGCCATGGAGGTGGAGAGCATACGATGA
- a CDS encoding lipoate--protein ligase family protein, producing the protein MRGEYKTPGGKLVGVEAVVNGAGKPVSCTIDGDFFVLGDDDAAKAMLSDLAVALVSGSPLADVFRRYPSVKLVGVDDVAISTAYQRALRTEKNGSSDETGRSIRANVGVGDVLDKLTSNNDVSHQLHQKRWKSLHPLVVHDILRSPAEQMVTDEEWARQVAAGVRPATLRFWRWSEPAVVVGRFQSIEREVDAKVAQREGFEVVRRTTGGGAMFIEPGKVITYSLYAPKSFTASLSLEDSFRLCDQWVIDALQNLGIPAFFSGTNDISCEQGKIGGAAQRLFSSKGGGPGALLHHVTLAYDIDAEKMGRILNTSPEKMRDKSVKSAVKRVAPIKRQTGMKFEALSSYLETYAKLSYN; encoded by the coding sequence ATGCGTGGCGAATACAAGACTCCCGGAGGCAAACTTGTCGGGGTCGAGGCCGTTGTTAACGGAGCAGGCAAGCCAGTTTCCTGCACGATTGATGGCGATTTTTTTGTTCTGGGTGACGATGATGCCGCCAAAGCCATGCTTTCCGATCTTGCGGTAGCCCTTGTTTCCGGCAGTCCGTTGGCGGACGTATTTCGACGGTATCCCTCGGTCAAGCTGGTGGGTGTCGACGACGTTGCGATATCAACCGCCTACCAAAGGGCTTTGCGGACAGAAAAAAACGGTTCTTCAGACGAAACGGGCCGTTCAATTCGTGCAAATGTTGGTGTTGGTGATGTTCTAGACAAATTGACGTCAAATAATGACGTTTCCCATCAACTCCATCAAAAGCGTTGGAAGTCGTTGCACCCGTTGGTGGTGCACGACATCCTTCGTAGCCCCGCAGAACAGATGGTGACGGACGAGGAATGGGCGCGGCAGGTGGCAGCCGGTGTTAGGCCTGCGACACTGCGTTTTTGGCGCTGGTCGGAACCGGCGGTTGTGGTCGGCAGATTCCAATCAATCGAGCGTGAGGTGGATGCGAAAGTCGCGCAACGCGAGGGTTTTGAGGTTGTTCGCCGCACTACCGGTGGGGGTGCGATGTTCATTGAACCGGGCAAGGTCATTACCTACTCACTCTATGCGCCCAAGAGTTTTACGGCTTCGCTCTCGCTCGAAGATTCGTTCCGCCTGTGCGATCAATGGGTGATTGATGCGCTGCAAAACCTTGGTATTCCGGCGTTTTTCAGCGGTACCAACGATATCTCCTGCGAGCAGGGCAAGATAGGGGGGGCGGCGCAACGTCTCTTCTCGTCGAAAGGCGGTGGGCCGGGGGCGTTGTTGCACCACGTCACCCTTGCCTATGACATCGATGCCGAAAAAATGGGAAGGATACTCAACACTTCGCCCGAAAAAATGCGCGACAAATCCGTCAAATCAGCCGTCAAACGCGTCGCGCCGATCAAACGGCAAACGGGTATGAAGTTTGAAGCGCTTTCCTCTTACCTCGAAACATATGCCAAGCTGAGCTACAATTAA
- the galT gene encoding galactose-1-phosphate uridylyltransferase, protein MKQQEFKYYHPGKYASEHIRVTPTKLADGRDFFYLDDDPEYVSGAKTRELVDPRPLADRFAPHRDADGNEVPYAEPIMRRDPLTGDWIPMAAARMNRPITAGPGATAKGNPLAARKPGDPYQDGEVPDTDYDVVIFENRFPSMVQVPGVPNVVTDVDGNPLWGQKPAAGRCEVICFDPNENGLPADLPVSRLRTVVEAWAFRTAEISHIDGIEQIFPFENHGAEIGVSLAHPHGQVYCYPFIPPKMETELKHTQAYHEKTGGNLLRDIMNGEISAGTRIVMRNSSWVAYVPAAARWPLEVHVAPVRDVLTIDELNDQERWDLASMYSHLLRRGNAFFDKGDGKGMDLPYISAWHQAPIHDKRRENYRLNLQFFSFRRAANKIKYLAGSESGMAAWVSDTTPERIAARFHELGPIDID, encoded by the coding sequence ATGAAGCAGCAGGAATTCAAGTACTATCACCCCGGAAAATATGCGTCTGAGCATATCCGTGTCACGCCGACTAAGCTGGCGGACGGACGCGATTTCTTCTATCTGGACGACGACCCTGAATATGTTTCCGGCGCCAAAACCCGCGAGTTGGTTGACCCGCGCCCATTGGCCGATCGTTTCGCACCGCACCGCGACGCCGATGGCAACGAAGTACCGTACGCCGAGCCGATCATGCGCCGCGACCCGCTGACCGGTGACTGGATTCCAATGGCGGCGGCCCGCATGAACCGGCCGATTACCGCCGGACCGGGGGCCACGGCCAAGGGCAACCCGCTTGCCGCCCGTAAACCTGGCGACCCGTATCAGGATGGGGAAGTGCCTGACACCGATTACGACGTGGTCATTTTCGAGAATCGTTTCCCTTCAATGGTGCAGGTGCCCGGCGTGCCGAACGTCGTCACCGACGTAGATGGCAATCCGCTGTGGGGGCAGAAGCCTGCCGCCGGACGTTGCGAGGTCATCTGCTTCGACCCGAACGAAAACGGCCTGCCTGCGGACCTTCCGGTTTCGCGTCTGCGCACGGTCGTTGAGGCTTGGGCCTTCCGCACCGCCGAAATCTCGCATATCGACGGCATTGAGCAGATCTTCCCCTTCGAAAACCACGGCGCGGAAATCGGCGTCTCGCTGGCTCATCCGCACGGCCAGGTCTATTGCTATCCGTTCATCCCGCCGAAGATGGAAACCGAACTCAAGCATACGCAAGCCTACCATGAGAAGACTGGTGGCAACCTCCTGCGTGACATTATGAATGGTGAAATTTCGGCCGGTACGCGCATCGTGATGCGAAATTCCAGCTGGGTCGCCTACGTTCCTGCCGCCGCCCGCTGGCCTTTGGAGGTGCATGTCGCTCCCGTGCGTGACGTGCTGACGATTGACGAGCTCAACGATCAGGAACGCTGGGACTTGGCCTCGATGTATTCGCATCTGTTGCGCCGCGGCAATGCCTTCTTCGATAAGGGTGACGGCAAAGGTATGGATTTGCCGTATATTTCGGCCTGGCATCAGGCGCCGATTCACGACAAGCGCCGCGAGAACTACCGGCTCAACCTGCAGTTCTTCTCGTTCCGTCGCGCCGCCAACAAGATCAAGTATTTGGCCGGCTCCGAATCGGGCATGGCTGCGTGGGTTTCGGATACCACGCCGGAACGCATCGCCGCCCGCTTCCACGAGCTTGGACCGATCGACATCGACTGA
- a CDS encoding DeoR/GlpR family DNA-binding transcription regulator, with amino-acid sequence MCDNVHMISSQRQHLILSRLRTRGAVRITALSKELGVSAMTVRRDIADLADKGLLKRVHGGAVTTSTLLSEPLFSVKSQMDIGLKDSIAQEAVKYVSPGDVIAIGGGTTSYIFAQHLLESQRASNITILTNSIPVAELVQALESKDVEVIVTGGVITRSNSLVGPISDKVIESLRVNTVFLGTHSVSIPRGFLMPNSLEAATDMAMMDIADRTIILTDHTKWSCTSLSLFARFDQVDTLITDDGLDPTSAEETRKLVNHLVLTKGPGQVED; translated from the coding sequence TTGTGCGATAATGTTCATATGATTTCGTCACAGCGTCAGCATTTGATCTTAAGCAGGCTTCGCACCCGAGGTGCGGTGCGCATCACCGCGCTTTCCAAGGAGCTCGGTGTCTCGGCGATGACAGTGCGTCGCGATATCGCCGACTTGGCCGATAAAGGGCTCTTGAAACGTGTCCACGGCGGGGCAGTGACTACGAGCACGCTTTTGAGCGAGCCGTTATTCTCCGTCAAATCGCAGATGGACATCGGGCTCAAGGATTCAATCGCGCAGGAAGCCGTCAAGTACGTTTCGCCCGGCGACGTGATTGCCATCGGTGGCGGCACAACGTCGTATATCTTTGCTCAGCATCTGCTGGAAAGCCAGCGTGCGAGCAATATCACCATCCTCACCAACTCCATCCCTGTGGCGGAACTGGTGCAGGCTCTGGAATCGAAAGACGTCGAGGTCATCGTCACCGGCGGTGTGATCACCCGTTCGAACTCGCTGGTCGGCCCGATTTCCGACAAGGTCATCGAATCTCTGCGCGTCAATACCGTATTTCTCGGAACCCATTCCGTCTCGATACCTCGCGGCTTCCTCATGCCCAACTCGCTCGAGGCCGCTACGGACATGGCCATGATGGACATCGCCGACAGGACCATCATCCTGACCGACCACACCAAGTGGAGTTGTACTTCGCTTTCTCTGTTCGCCCGCTTCGACCAGGTCGACACCCTCATCACCGACGACGGGCTCGACCCGACTTCGGCCGAGGAGACGCGCAAGCTGGTCAACCATTTGGTCCTCACCAAAGGCCCGGGGCAAGTCGAAGACTGA